A window of Numenius arquata chromosome 6, bNumArq3.hap1.1, whole genome shotgun sequence contains these coding sequences:
- the SIX4 gene encoding homeobox protein SIX4: protein MSSASPTDEITSSVEIKQENVMEILSEASKVPQDGAAAGALNPAPPPPPAAAPFPMEHAGSAAAGEEGAADQVLLHTELLARNHHATSSPSSSSSSSSSSSSSSSQTPLAFSPDHVACVCEALQQGGNLDRLARFLWSLPPSDLLRGNESLMKARALVAFHQGIYAELYSILESHNFDSSNHPLLQELWYKARYTEAERARGRPLGAVDKYRLRRKYPLPRTIWDGEETVYCFKEKSRNALKELYMQNRYPSPAAKRNLAKITGLSLTQVSNWFKNRRQRDRNPSETQSKSESDGNPSTEDESSKGQEDLSPHPLPSSSDGVTSLSLASHMEPVYMQQLGNTKIALSSSGVLLNGNLVPASTSPVFLNGSSFLQGPNGVILNGLSMGASQTVTLNSPKTTSSVVSNGVSITDILSSSSEDVKDFKLVQASVPNATAATFSPSNIPVSFPGLIPSSEVKRESVQTAASQDGGSVVTFTAPVQINQYGIVQIPNSGTNGQLLNGSIGFSSLQLPPVSVAASQGNVSVNPSTSDGGTFTTESSTVQQGKVFFSPLTPSAVVYTVPNSGQAVGSVKQEGLERSLVFSQLMPVSQNTQLNVNMSSENLSSGGLQSLASSLVNVTPSHNFSLTPPTLLSAAELNSGISESQSMSLPVTSTSTVISISNTNYATLQNCSLITSQDLLSISTAQPALGEIVSTSGDRVSHPSAQVHQDFVREHRLVLQAVPDVKENFLPNSENKSTSNLMMLDSKSKYVMSNMVDTVCEELETDKKELAKLQTVQMDEDMQDL, encoded by the exons ATGTCTTCTGCCTCCCCCACGGACGAGATCACGAGCTCGGTGGAGATCAAGCAGGAAAATGTGATGGAAATCCTCTCTGAAGCCAGCAAGGTGCCCCAGGACGGGGCCGCGGCGGGAGCCCTCaaccccgcgccgccgccccctcccgccgctgCCCCGTTCCCCATGGAGCACGCAGGCTCAGCTGCCGCCGGCGAGGAGGGAGCCGCAGACCAGGTACTGCTCCACACGGAACTCCTGGCCAGGAATCACCACGctacctcctctccctcctcctcctcctcctcttcttcttcttcttcctcctcctcctcacagacCCCCCTGGCTTTCTCCCCGGACCACGTCGCCTGCGTGTGCGAGGCGCTGCAGCAAGGTGGGAACCTGGACCGCCTGGCCAGGTTCCTGTGGTCTTTGCCCCCGAGCGATCTGCTACGTGGCAACGAGAGCCTGATGAAAGCCCGGGCGCTGGTGGCTTTCCACCAGGGCATCTACGCCGAGCTCTACAGCATCCTGGAGAGCCACAACTTTGACTCCTCCAACCACCCGCTTCTGCAGGAGCTCTGGTATAAAGCTCGCTACACCGAGGCGGAGCGAGCCCGGGGCAGACCCCTGGGGGCGGTGGACAAGTACAGGCTGCGGAGGAAATACCCTTTGCCCAGGACCATCTGGGACGGCGAGGAGACGGTCTACTGCTTCAAGGAGAAGTCCCGCAACGCGCTGAAGGAGCTCTATATGCAGAACCGGTACCCCTCGCCGGCCGCCAAGCGCAACCTGGCCAAGATCACCGGGCTGTCCCTCACCCAGGTCAGCAACTGGTTCAAGAACCGCAGGCAGCGGGACCGCAACCCCTCCGAGACCCAGTCCAAAAG TGAGTCAGATGGCAACCCTAGCACAGAAGATGAATCCAGTAAGGGCCAGGAGGATTTATCTCCTCATCCGCTCCCCAGTTCATCCGATGGTGTTACCAGCCTCAGCCTTGCCAGCCACATGGAGCCCGTCTATATGCAACAGCTCGGAAACACTAAAATAGCCTTGAGCTCATCTGGCGTCTTGTTGAACGGAAACCTCGTGCCTGCCAGTACCTCTCCCGTCTTTCTCAACGGTAGCTCTTTTCTTCAGGGACCCAACGGTGTCATTCTCAATGGACTCAGCATGGGGGCTTCGCAGACGGTTACCTTAAATTCACCCAAAACCACGTCGAGTGTTGTGAGCAATGGGGTTTCCATTACTGACATACTGTCATCTTCGTCAGAAGATGTTAAGGACTTCAAACTTGTTCAGGCTTCTGTCCCCAATGCCACGGCAGCCACATTCAGCCCCAGCAACATCCCGGTCTCGTTCCCAGGATTGATACCGAGCTCAGAGGTGAAAAGGGAAAGCGTACAAACTGCTGCTTCCCAAGATGGAGGCTCCGTAGTTACTTTTACTGCTCCTGTCCAAATAAACCAGTATGGCATTGTCCAGATCCCCAATTCAGGAACAAATGGCCAGCTGCTGAATGGAAGCATcggtttttcttctctgcagctgccTCCTGTTTCTGTGGCAGCTTCACAAG GTAATGTTTCAGTAAATCCCAGCACATCTGATGGAGGAACTTTTACGACTGAGTCTTCAACAGTGCAGCAAGGAAAGGTTTTCTTCAGCCCCCTCACTCCGAGTGCAGTCGTTTACACGGTTCCCAATTCAGGCCAGGCAGTAGGCTCTGTCAAGCAAGAAGGACTAGAAAGAAGCCTTGTGTTTTCTCAGTTGATGCCAGTCAGTCAGAACACGCAACTAAATGTAAACATGTCTTCTGAAAATCTATCCAGCGGAGGACTCCAGTCCCTGGCCTCCTCGTTAGTGAATGTAACGCCCTCGCATAATTTTTCCCTCACACCACCAACTCTTTTAAGTGCTGCAGAACTGAACTCTGGTATCTCGGAGAGCCAGTCCATGTCATTGCCCGTGACCAGTACCTCTACTGTGATATCTATCAGCAACACTAACTATGCAACCCTTCAGAACTGTTCCCTCATTACCAGTCAAGATCTGTTGTCCATTTCTACGGCACAGCCCGCGCTTGGCGAAATAGTTTCTACAAGTGGAGACCGTGTCAGCCATCCCTCTGCACAAGTACATCAAGATTTTGTCAGAGAGCACAGGTTAGTCCTGCAAGCAGTACCTGACGTCAAAGAGAACTTCTTACCTAATTCTGAGAATAAGTCAACCAGCAATTTAATGATGCTGGATTCGAAATCCAAGTATGTTATGAGCAACATGGTTGACACAGTTTGTGAAGAATtggaaacagacaaaaaagaaCTTGCCAAACTGCAGACAGTTCAGATGGATGAAGATATGCAAgacttgtaa